In one window of Miscanthus floridulus cultivar M001 chromosome 12, ASM1932011v1, whole genome shotgun sequence DNA:
- the LOC136497514 gene encoding uncharacterized protein: MVEPGRSVGVREAKKSSSSSSSTAATMVKKKLTTTKKRPEKEEKAEKKQSRQCAEPESPSYRLALKSLLSCRNSHGHGQHHARPRAQQDTGTGSRSKRLGCSAPSICKLKDDSDSRHQRVPVPPPEEIMGGTASASAGEPCKRRASVSGSSERCVKKPLSEAKCGTGRSSSATAASSNSKQLQRGGSSSSSSGGSSFRAGMQLRRLSGCYECHMVVDPMSGSTSMRATAATICPCPDCGEVFVRQESLHLHQSIRHAVSELGADDTSRNIIEIIFQSSWLKKQSPVCKVDRILKVHNTPRTLARFEEYRDAVKAGQQPVAIGAKNSNNSSNRHPRCTADGNELLRFHCATLACSLGLNGATHLCDAAGAAASGGCAACGIIRDGFSRSAGDGGVLTMATSGRAHDAVPVAPGAEGGGLDEEAAERRRAMLVCRVIAGRVKRPKEEEQAVSVSVSEEEEAAADAEGEEEEYDSVAGSAGVYSNLEELLVFNPRAILPCFVVVYKA, from the exons ATGGTGGAACCAGGGAGATCGGTAGGCGTCAGGGAGGCCAAGAAGAGCAGCAGCAGTTCCAGTTCCACCGCTGCCACCATGGTGAAGAAGAAGCTGACGACGACCAAGAAGAGGCCGGAGAAGGAGGAGAAAGCAGAGAAGAAGCAGAGCAGGCAGTGCGCGGAGCCGGAGAGCCCGTCCTACAGGTTAGCGCTCAAGAGCCTCCTCTCGTGCAGAAacagccacggccacggccagcaCCACGCGCGGCCGCGGGCGCAGCAGGACACCGGCACCGGCAGCAGGAGCAAGAGGCTGGGCTGCTCCGCACCGTCCATCTGCAAGCTAAAGGACGACAGCGACAGCAGGCACCAGAGGGTGCCCGTGCCGCCGCCGGAGGAAATCATGGGCGgcacggcgtcggcgtcggcgggcgAGCCCTGCAAGCGGCGCGCGTCCGTGAGCGGGAGCAGCGAGCGGTGCGTGAAGAAGCCCCTGAGCGAGGCCAAGTGTGGCACTGGCCGCAGCtcgtcggcgacggcggcgagcagcaacagcaagcagctgcagcggggcgggtcgtcgtcgtcatcgtcgggcGGGTCGTCGTTCAGGGCCGGCATGCAGCTGAGGCGGCTGTCGGGGTGCTACGAGTGCCACATGGTGGTGGACCCCATGAGCGGCAGCACCTCCATGAGGGCCACGGCCGCCACCATCTGCCCCTGCCCCGACTGCGGCGAGGTGTTCGTCAGGCAGGAGAGCCTCCACCTCCACCAGTCCATCAGGCACGCAG TGTCCGAGCTTGGCGCGGATGACACGAGCCGGAACATCATCGAGATCATCTTCCAGTCGAGCTGGCTGAAGAAGCAGAGCCCCGTGTGCAAGGTGGACCGCATCCTCAAGGTGCACAACACGCCCAGGACGCTGGCCCGCTTCGAGGAGTACCGCGACGCCGTCAAGGCCGGCCAGCAGCCGGTGGCGATCGGGGCCAAGAACTCCAACAACAGCTCCAACAGGCACCCGCGGTGCACCGCCGACGGCAACGAGCTGCTCCGGTTCCACTGCGCCACCCTGGCCTGCTCGCTGGGCCTCAACGGCGCCACGCACCTCTGCGACGCCGCCGGGGCCGCAGCCTCGGGGGGCTGCGCCGCGTGCGGCATCATCCGCGACGGGTTCAGCAGGAGCGCCGGCGACGGCGGGGTGCTGACGATGGCCACGAGCGGGCGCGCGCACGACGCCGTGCCCGTGGCCCCGGGGGCGGAGGGCGGCGGCTTGGATGAGGAGGCGGCAGAGCGGCGCAGGGCGATGCTGGTGTGCCGGGTGATCGCGGGAAGGGTGAAGCGGCCCAAGGAAGAAGAGCAGGCGGTGTCGGTGTcggtgtcagaggaggaggaggccgccgccgacgccgagggcgaggaggaggagtacgACTCGGTGGCTGGATCGGCCGGGGTGTACTCCAACCTGGAGGAGCTGCTGGTGTTCAACCCCAGGGCCATCCTCCCATGCTTTGTTGTCGTCTACAAGGCTTAG